One window of Candidatus Sericytochromatia bacterium genomic DNA carries:
- the rpmG gene encoding 50S ribosomal protein L33 — MRIIIKLKSTESAHHYVTTKNKKNDPERLELKKYDPVVRRHVIYKEAK; from the coding sequence ATGCGCATCATCATCAAGCTCAAGAGCACCGAAAGCGCCCACCATTACGTCACCACCAAGAATAAGAAGAATGATCCCGAGCGCCTCGAGCTGAAAAAATATGACCCGGTCGTGCGCCGGCACGTCATTTACAAGGAAGCAAAGTAG